A window of the Vanessa cardui chromosome 12, ilVanCard2.1, whole genome shotgun sequence genome harbors these coding sequences:
- the LOC124533989 gene encoding uncharacterized protein LOC124533989 — MELEKLQFCDGLQCDDVQDVNVCGLRAEKNGFRLKLFKNECELMKYGCTVNDDLAYGLINKEYCEQSFADFNDSLYSVENNDQKSNSILFHANRRDCRDYKCINENLHEVCGIRQDGVGYGIKLFKSKCELLEHNCENDQQYDETDLFICKESDNISKDAYNVNFNSNKYDEKEDKNTKNLVVINGNMLGLNGNINDTIDTFFAASHVFDLPLEEIRPFDTRRKHMKYAGPAKVFVPWIVKPKNISNDTFHRPTLSSCYHKCPIRCPDTYAPVCGVPGIVAREPAIMFQNHCFMDVAQCKMFWEGKSSTAHSSSYVESSFLFCMGDEMNAVYRFLPAIRTLQHMGRLKKKGRFRSKLRNFRYLSEFRSGRPKFMG; from the exons ATGGAACTAGAGAAACTTCAATTTTGTGATGGATTACAATGTGACGACGTTCAAGATGTCAACGTGTGTGGTTTACGCGCGGAAAAAAACGGATTCAGATTGAAACTGTTCAAAAATGAATGTGAACTCATGAAATATGGTTGCACCGTGAATGATGACCTTG CTTACGGATTAATTAACAAAGAGTACTGCGAGCAGTCATTTGCCGATTTTAATGATAGTCTGTATAGTGTGGAAAATAATGATCAAAAATCGaacagtattttatttcatgctAACAGAAGGGACTGCCGAGATTATAAATGCATTAACGAAAATTTACACGAAGTATGCGGCATCAGACAAGATGGCGTCGGTTacggaattaaattatttaaaagtaaatgcgAATTACTTGAACATAATTGCGAAAATGATCAACAGTATGACGAAACTgatctatttatttgtaaagaatCAGATAACATTAGTAAAGATGCatataatgtcaattttaataGTAACAAATATGATGAAAAAGaagataaaaatactaaaaatttagTAGTTATAAACGGCAATATGCTTGGGCTTAATGGTAATATAAATGACACAATTGACACTTTCTTTGCTGCGTCTCATGTATTTGATTTACCGTTGGAAGAAATACGACCTTTCGATACTAGGAGAAAGCATATGAAATATGCTGGACCTGCAAAGGTATTCGTACCTTGGATTGTTAAACCTAAGAACATTAGCAACGATACTTTCCACAGACCTACGCTTTCATCGTGCTACCACAAGTGCCCAATT AGATGTCCAGACACTTACGCACCGGTGTGCGGAGTCCCTGGTATCGTGGCGCGTGAACCAGCCATAATGTTTCAGAACCACTGCTTCATGGACGTAGCTCAGTGTAAGATGTTTTGGGAAGGCAAAAGTAGTACAGCTCACAGCTCCT CATACGTCGAATCTTCCTTTCTGTTCTGCATGGGAGATGAAATGAACGCCGTCTATAGGTTCTTACCCGCCATAAGGACGCTGCAACACATGGGCCGTCTGAAGAAGAAAGGAAGATTCAGATctaaattaagaaattttagGTATTTGAGTGAGTTCAGATCGGGAAGACCTAAATTTATGGGTTAA